Proteins encoded by one window of Venturia canescens isolate UGA chromosome 2, ASM1945775v1, whole genome shotgun sequence:
- the LOC122406972 gene encoding uncharacterized protein — translation MECPEAVERGRNFRLLADEELPECLNILTGYLPESLKFQQTLLTYMRDKVWEFSFYVADGWPEVPICLHFPGMTLSPHGLQYESFGVFCPGDRLDLLQLLRDEDILIDWTKPLYINFVHCDIANELVKLYEGTGNVEQVLGDVWACEEPENTIQVEEDTSDGESDVQVLPLKAEHAEGIHELYPANDMECHELFLRLIRTLPAAGVFADGSLAAWMIQSYYGAMFSMQTRPEYRRKGYGTRLARYLTKAVADRGYNPFVVIRPENEASQSLYRKLGFRMLYTTIRATFTPYDWEEPENEDCSIIRENLANAVRQLKVEQRVIDAFQIDEDATMRAENEDFDGEETIRDPSDSPKDEEEDGQSDEVAENGYEREDELLEPIEEQPEGRIGSSEENSAADASSDNNRTNEAESQEVNDSNEGDDGGTDVTSEQND, via the exons ATGGAGTGCCCCGAGGCAGTGGAACGGGGCCGGAACTTCCGATTGCTGGCCGATGAAGAACTCCCTGAATGTTTGAACATTCTTACCGGATACTTGCCGGAGTCTCTTAAG tTCCAGCAAACGCTCCTGACCTACATGCGAGATAAAGTTTGGGAGTTTTCCTTTTACGTGGCTGACGGCTGGCCGGAAGTCCCGATCTGCCTTCATTTTCCGGGGATGACACTCTCC CCTCATGGATTACAATACGAGAGCTTCGGAGTTTTCTGTCCCGGAGACCGCTTGGACTTGCTGCAACTTCTGCGGGACGAGGACATTCTGATTGACTGGACAAAGCCGTTGTACATAAATTTCGTTCATTGCGACATCGCGAATGAACTGGTAAAGCTTTACGAGGGTACGGGAAACGTCGAGCAGGTACTCGGCGATGTTTGGGCGTGTGAGGAACCGGAGAACACGATACAAGTTGAGGAGGACACGAGCGACGGGGAGTCCGACGTTCAAGTATTGCCATTGAAGGCTGAGCACGCCGAGGGAATTCACGAATTGTATCCGGCCAATGACATGGAATGTCACGAGCTGTTTCTTCGTTTAATCAGAACTCTACCAGCTGCTGGTGTTTTCGCTGACGGCAGCCTCGCTGCGTGGATGATACAATCCTATTACGGCGCCATGTTCTCGATGCAAACGAGACCGGAGTACCGGAGAAAGGGTTACGGCACGCGATTAGCAAG ATACCTGACAAAGGCAGTTGCCGATCGAGGTTACAACCCTTTCGTGGTAATCCGACCTGAAAACGAGGCTAGTCAGAGTCTGTACAGAAAACTGGGTTTCCGGATGCTGTACACGACGATAAGGGCAACGTTCACGCCGTACGATTGGGAGGAGCCGGAGAACGAGGATTGTTCGATAATACGTGAAAATTTGGCGAACGCGGTTAGGCAACTTAAAGTGGAGCAGAGGGTGATAGACGCGTTTCAGATCGACGAAGACGCCACGATGAGGGCTGAGAACGAGGATTTTGACGGAGAAGAAACGATAAGGGATCCGTCGGATTCACCGAAAGACGAAGAGGAGGACGGCCAGAGCGACGAGGTTGCTGAAAACGGCTACGAGAGGGAAGACGAACTTCTCGAACCAATCGAAGAACAACCGGAGGGTAGAATAGGATCTTCGGAGGAAAATTCGGCTGCTGATGCATCCAGCGACAACAACAGGACCAACGAGGCGGAGTCGCAAGAGGTTAACGATAGCAACGAGGGTGACGACGGTGGAACGGACGTTACTTCGGAGCAGAACGATTAA
- the LOC122406969 gene encoding uncharacterized protein, giving the protein MPKIISNGTLIEENTTKMMEMKTVPNGSQKNVMAFTEATTMQKLGNGVSNWEELLAGYQEAQVVLTDLIYTDLLSQRQRRQLTPKRRRTSSVTSQRTKNYLKTIAKEDEMPWMEDWTSSSAESGSKWGTLKGSRKRRKKGQLKSKRIRNSKVNRVSIKQEKIDVAVSVKQEISETENVTLPQKGSNKCPTKSRGRPRKKSIKLEPPESPSIISISSTSLCNAVEINKEADLRLNPVNNATKIGTGKDLLLNIMNPKAQRENNVVRNKAKGKRIKKINGNDGMGNLKDFFKTFQGEGSCNRNNNVSTLCCTQKIKKEQLQNGDSFNSTRSYNPDSWVQTIEEVATGRCPSPPKDSTELSTEALNWPKSTNKLEENSPHDSLASKTGETLYEVWNLSGCSSESLPNFNSGKRKLPEIIQDSVLPRGTIDIPSVNPKSSCESEQRKKVKTEISKSSRNDKTPKSATRLLSNSQATSANTSVMINPVNSRSEKQNSIQKSVKINCKSGTMTLWSNQSKIPSDFDIKEPTIDKSDHDMNWDDALNNNQSQSPINDSGCIQSNDIYDSFSMLVPSPHSSTTDEYNAMSKLLSSMEDPSRIEMPVDNRPDDVLINNKNLRNCETPKLDNTNQKIQDRAYQVEKLTIKNLDKFNRNRIKPVNSTFLTQSEKVSDKIQVENDEVDYVSGSSEKSRKRKWVSNEANSQPDTRQNKTIGKIKLVRKHWGNQRKWALDKLSDLSETCPRLSKLKTTEKPKKPSLTSPALNPVQLDKADRNIIYNYQKSDSLDDILLTGGNNGTDEQLPSFGESANQNATSSKLSNTFSNCLSSVRSRSSSCSSSSSSSGSDSNCRASVPTTLEEVLKEDNESKKIKSIKEFKIPLLSKKNETRTTIEKIKTTEASAKLKPLVEKDAENIDKNIDPVTIDAKTQIAIEKVTRYIRSESVNPVVEVTENSGNSTVRKYETDKDFDDEREKSFDEDELVDQLIDAETLAQKENTAGGISENEDEEDCLSILYTASLATSGHESNAPQLNDLPKSSALPRSDQRRQRLVKPPAQELYTHMKPGNIVKYVTENNRECEAILEALKDNATISGTTFGDPSTKTTLNSVPEKPPEIDISLNHRDLRTTLNSRMISRDIPAQFRGYCFAWLRTGNCKKLACTFKHSLETRLEDIQKYDVKNIEEILNYAMNLNYYHFLELVLKKAMMNMTTLKIKCLYSQMYKSKLLSISHIENIAEALRIRSLTSADIVATLSNCLGPEDTDIRMKILVAMYKKVEPDNCWNVLGSLMSQTRPPVAVIETVMEETIRKNCKNQAHAVYEYILRRLPAHIASGIRPDIWDKFNRVRVVDTVPKVSVAPIQNAAPDDDFGSAFRTSEINNISPESPKPERAPTPVECFSIKSPSIEPPIPQRTCQSLRTLSRGSQSHSPSNLENTNYRLQPIDKLPTSKGPYQDYLWKFHWDLQGMQEGLRHKDYVHVISILKQYVDHPNRLPHIEGFYNILIKEITSTKHHMVEIVRLTVQSGSSDKLRLFVYDLGVYVITKLADIGAWIHAYELLKVFQVVYGAYNTCAFTLLAAQIYIANRRPSKALDLLEKSRIVCTNPRKWRQLRCHGDDKFRVTVLDLLLLSLCDGHADNALRLLDYILRDQCSTFEPINLIPHVERIARLLLLEKRSNLVVEVARLILQAKLFVSNTTFRGLINHVFHIDLVLARQLHQYATWLGVYNRAKINTASCIHMIVNVYWTEEETYLMISALLNDLHMNIGHAIGRLKPRQLNVFLILEAIPTDQHLTTDVSSDGLLSTAAMNKRRAKVKNVLDRFDPKIKMVQRYQGRICKIQSQSLIAYLKSGHEML; this is encoded by the exons ATGCCGAAGATCATTTCTAATGGAACCTTGATAGAAGAgaacacaacaaaaatgatggaaatgaAAACTGTGCCTAATGGTAGTCAGAAGAACGTTATGGCATTCACGGAAGCAACGACAATGCAAAAGCTAGGGAATGGTGTATCAAATTGGGAAGAATTGCTAGCCGGCTATCAGGAGGCACAAGTGGTTTTGACAGATTTGATATACACCGATTTATTGTCGCAGCGGCAGCGCAGGCAATTGACTCCAAAGAGACGTAGAACGTCAAGTGTCACATCgcaaagaacaaaaaattatttaaaaactatAGCCAAAGAAGATGAGATGCCATGGATGGAGGACTGGACCAGTTCTTCAGCTGAATCTGGTTCAAAATGGGGCACTCTAAAAGGTAGTAGAAAAAGGCGAAAAAAAGGGCAATTAAAATCAAAAAGGATAAGAAACTCAAAGGTTAACAGAGTTTCTATCAAGCAAGAGAAAATAGATGTTGCAGTGTCAGTAAAACAAGAAATTAGTGAAACTGAAAATGTCACATTGCCCCAGAAAGGTAGCAACAAGTGCCCTACTAAATCTCGTGGGAGACCCAGGAAAAAGAGCATTAAATTGGAACCCCCTGAATCACCTTCCATCATCTCAATAAGTAGTACAAGTCTATGTAATGCTGTGGAGATCAATAAAGAAGCAGATTTGCGTTTAAATCCAGTGAACAATGCtacaaaaattggaacagGAAAAGATTTATTATTGAATATCATGAACCCAAAAGCACAACGAGAAAACAATGTAGTCCGCAACAAGGCAAAGGgaaaaagaatcaaaaaaattaatggaaacgATGGGATGGGAAATTTGAAAGACTTTTTCAAAACCTTTCAAGGAGAAGGCAGCTGTAATCGCAATAATAATGTCTCAACACTATGTTGCACCCAGAAAATTAAGAAAGAGCAACTGCAAAACGGAGATTCATTCAATTCCACAAGGTCCTATAATCCCGATTCATGGGTTCAGACGATCGAAGAAG ttgcTACTGGTCGCTGTCCTTCACCTCCCAAAGACAGCACTGAATTGAGCACAGAAGCATTGAATTGGCCAAAAAGTACCAATAAACTGGAAGAAAATAGTCCTCATGATTCACTGGCATCAAAAACGGGTGAGACATTATACGAAGTGTGGAACTTGAGTGGCTGTTCTTCAGAATCTCTACCGAATTTCAACAGCGGAAAACGCAAATTGCCGGAAATAATCCAAGATTCTGTATTACCCAGAGGTACAATTGATATTCCATCGGTTAATCCAAAATCTTCGTGCGAAAGCGAGCagcgaaaaaaagtaaaaacagaGATATCTAAATCTTCGAGAAATGACAAAACTCCGAAGAGCGCAACTCGTTTGCTGAGTAACTCACAAGCTACCTCAGCCAACACATCCGTGATGATCAATCCTGTCAATTCTCGGAGCGAAAAGCAGAACTCTATCCAAAAATCTGTTAAGATCAATTGCAAGTCAGGCACTATGACTCTCTGGtcaaatcaatcaaaaatcCCATCGGATTTCGATATTAAAGAGCCCACAATCGATAAAAGTGATCACGACATGAACTGGGACGATGCCCTCAACAACAATCAATCCCAATCTCCGATTAACGATAGCGGATGTATTCAATCCAATGATATATACGATTCCTTTTCGATGCTTGTTCCTTCGCCCCATTCCAGTACGACTGATGAATACAACGCCATGTCGAAATTGTTATCGTCTATGGAGGATCCTAGCAGGATTGAAATGCCTGTTGACAACCGACCCGACGATGTACTCATCAATAATAAGAACCTACGAAATTGTGAAACTCCGAAACTCGATAACACGAATCAGAAAATACAAGATCGAGCATAccaagttgaaaaattgacgataaaaaatttggataaaTTCAATCGGAATAGAATAAAACCAGTTAATTCGACTTTCCTCACACAATCAGAAAAAGTTTCGGACAAAATTCAAGTGGAAAATGATGAAGTTGATTACGTGAGCGGTAGTTCCGAAAAATCACGCAAACGGAAGTGGGTCTCAAATGAAGCGAACTCACAACCGGATACACGACAAAATAAGACGAtagggaaaataaaattggtaCGAAAACATTGGGGAAACCAAAGAAAGTGGGCCCTCGATAAACTTTCAGATTTATCGGAAACTTGTCCGCGTTTATCAAAGCTCAAAACCACTGAGAAACCTAAAAAACCCTCATTAACAAGTCCTGCTCTGAATCCAGTCCAATTGGACAAGGCGGATCGAAATATCATCTACAATTATCAAAAATCCGATTCGCTGGACGATATTTTACTAACAGGTGGCAATAATGGTACGGACGAGCAATTGCCAAGCTTCGGTGAATCTGCCAATCAAAATGCCACAAGTTCGAAATTGTCAAATACTTTCAGCAACTGCCTTTCCTCAGTGAGGTCGCGTTCAAGCAGTTGTAGTAGCTCAAGCAGTAGTAGTGGAAGCGATTCAAATTGTCGAGCATCTGTTCCGACGACGCTTGAGGAAGTTTTGAAAGAAGAtaatgaatcgaaaaaaataaaatctatcAAAGAATTTAAAATTCCGTTACtctcaaagaaaaatgaaactaGAACAACGATAGAGAAAATAAAGACGACGGAAGCGTCTGCAAAATTAAAACCGCTAGTAGAAAAAGATGcggaaaatattgataaaaacaTTGATCCGGTGACAATTGATGCCAAAACTCAAATTGCAATAGAAAAAGTTACTCGGTACATCAGAAGCGAAAGCGTTAATCCTGTCGTTGAAGTAACCGAAAATTCCGGAAATTCGACGGTCCGTAAATATGAAACTGACAAAGATTTCGACGATGAGCgcgaaaaatcattcgacgAAGATGAGCTGGTCGATCAATTAATCGACGCCGAGACTTTAGCTCAGAAGGAAAATACTGCAGGCGGTATTAGCGAGAATGAGGACGAAGAGGATTGTCTCTCTATTCTTTACACAGCATCGTTAGCTACAAGCGG ACATGAAAGCAATGCACCACAACTTAACGATCTACCGAAAAGTAGTGCGCTGCCCCGTAGCGATCAACGTCGCCAGCGTCTTGTAAAACCACCGGCTCAGGAGCTCTACACTCATATGAAACCAGGAAACATAGTAAAGTATGTAACTGAGAACAACCGAGAGTGCGAGGCGATTTTGGAAGCTCTCAAAGACAATGCTACGATATCGGGAACTACGTTCGGTGACCCATCCACGAAAACCACACTCAATTCGGTACCCGAGAAACCACCTGAGATTGATATTTCACTGAATCACAGAGATTTAAGAACGACGTTAAACAGTCGCATGATTTCGCGAGATATACCTGCACAATTTCGTGGTTACTGCTTCGCGTGGTTAAGAACCGGAAATTGTAAGAAACTCGCTTGCACATTCAAACATTCC CTGGAAACGAGACTGGAAGACATACAAAAGTATGACGTTAAGAATATCGAAGAAATCCTTAACTACGCAATGAACctaaattattatcatttccTCGAGCTCGTACTGAAGAAGGCAATGATGAACATGACAACGTTGAAGATAAAGTGTTTGTACAGTCAAATGTACAAATCAAAGCTCTTATCGATTTCACACATCGAAAACATCGCCGAAGCTTTGCGGATTCGAAGTTTAACATCGGCAGACATAGTGGCAACGTTGAGCAACTGTCTTGGTCCAGAAGACACGGATATCCGAATGAAGATCCTAGTGGCAATGTACAAAAAAGTAGAGCCTGATAATTGTTGGAATGTTTTGGGTTCATTGATGTCACAAACAAGGCCGCCAGTAGCGGTGATCGAGACAGTTATGGAAGAAACAATTCGTAAGAATTGTAAAAATCAGGCTCATGCCGTTTATGAGTACATTTTGAGACGATTGCCGGCTCATATAGCGTCGGGAATTCGTCCAGATATTTGGGACAAGTTTAACAGAGTCAGAGTTGTCGACACTGTCCCCAAAGTATCGGTTGCGCCGATACAAAACGCAGCTCCTGATGATGATTTCGGAAGTGCATTCCGCACTTCCGAAATCAATAATATTTCCCCTGAGTCACCCAAGCCCGAGAGAGCACCGACTCCTGTCGAATGTTTTTCCATCAAATCGCCGAGCATCGAGCCACCGATTCCTCAAAGAACTTGTCAGTCACTTCGGACACTGTCAAGAGGAAGTCAATCTCATTCTCCGTCCAACTTGGAGAATACGAATTACCGTTTACAACCGATAG ATAAATTACCAACGTCGAAAGGCCCGTATCAAGACTACCTGTGGAAATTTCATTGGGATCTTCAAGGAATGCAGGAAGGTTTAAGGCACAAGGATTACGTACATGTGATAAGCATATTGAAACAATACGTGGATCATCCTAATCGATTGCCTCACATTGAAGGCTTCTACAACATTCTTATAAAAGAGATAACATCGACAAAACATCATATGGTTGAAATAGTTCGGCTCACAG TCCAATCCGGATCATCAGACAAATTACGTCTTTTCGTGTACGACTTGGGGGTATACGTTATCACGAAACTAGCCGACATCGGAGCGTGGATACACGCCTACGAGTTGCTTAAAGTTTTCCAAGTAGTTTACGGGGCTTATAATACCTGCGCATTCACTCTCCTCGCTGCCCAAATATACATAGCGAATCGACGACCTTCGAAGGCACTTGATTTGCTCGAAA AGAGTCGTATAGTTTGTACGAACCCAAGAAAATGGAGACAATTACGGTGCCATGGAGACGATAAATTCAGAGTCACAGTCTTGGATTTATTGCTGCTATCTCTGTGTGACGGTCACGCGGACAACGCACTCAGACTTTTGGATTATATATTACGAGACCAATGCAGCACATTCGAACCAATAA aTCTTATTCCCCATGTGGAAAGGATCGCACGACTACTTCTCTTAGAAAAGCGTTCAAATCTCGTAGTTGAGGTGGCTCGTCTCATTCTGCAAGCTAAACTGTTTGTCAGCAACACAACATTCAGAGGCCTTATTAACCATGTATTCCACATTGACTTGGTACTGGCTAGACAATTGCATCAATACGCAACTTGGTTGGGTGTTTATAACAGAGCAAAG ATAAATACCGCCTCGTGCATCCACATGATCGTCAACGTTTATTGGACGGAAGAAGAAACTTACCTCATGATCTCTGCCTTGTTGAACGACCTTCACATGAATATCGGACACGCGATTGGTCGATTGAAACCTCGTCAACTGAATGTTTTCTTGATTTTGGAG GCTATACCTACGGATCAACATCTTACCACGGATGTGTCCTCGGATGGTTTACTATCAACTGCCGCGATGAATAAACGTCGAGCTAAGGTCAAGAATGTTCTCGACCGTTTCGATCCGAAAATTAAAATGGTTCAAAGATATCAAGGTCGAATTTGTAAAATTCAGAGTCAAAGTCTCATCGCTTATTTGAAATCGGGACACGAGATGCTTTAA
- the LOC122406973 gene encoding transmembrane protein 230: MSRRKTVNRESQFDNVDYTQLTETDHGFVDSQFVSPPVKIPWKAIALAALLFVGGTIMLIIGSLIVSGHIDSKYADRMWPIIILGAVMFIPGAYHVRVALMAYRKVPGYSFDDIPEFD; this comes from the exons ATGTCCAGACGAAAAACTGTCAACCGAGAAAGCCAATTCGACAACGTGGATTACACTCAACTAACTGAAACCGATCATGGTTTTGTTGATTCTCAA TTTGTTAGTCCACCTGTGAAAATACCATGGAAAGCCATAGCATTGGCAGCGCTTCTATTCGTAGGTGGTACTATCATGCTAATTATTGGCAGTCTCATAGTCAGCGGTCACATAGACTCGAAG TACGCAGATCGTATGTGGCCTATCATAATATTGGGTGCGGTAATGTTCATACCAGGAGCTTACCACGTAAGAGTCGCCTTGATGGCGTACAGAAAAGTACCCGGTTATTCTTTCGACGATATACCCGAATTCGATTAA